The Terriglobales bacterium genome has a window encoding:
- a CDS encoding nodulation protein NfeD has protein sequence MKQAAKNFGSPNPRFGRGSAFSGWGPSTFWVTWVVALLFFSLPATADVLKIVVDDTIHPITEEFITRALNQAQARHAEAVLIELRTPGGLESSTRQIVEKILASPVPVIVYVSPAGSRAASAGFFILESADVAAMAPGTNTGAAHPVMLGGGKMDDVMKEKVTNDSAAFMRSIVSKRGRNVQVAESAVRESKSFTDQEALSQHLVDAVAPTEQDLFKQLDGKSITRFNGEKLTLHLAGKNVSELDMTLKQRILSFLMDPNVSFIVLAIGLLALYVEFNHPGAIVPGVVGFFFVVLAVFALNVLPVRYTALALILMAFVFFALEAKFASHGVLTVAGIAALTIGALLLVDTPIPQMRVHLWTALAVSVPLGLITTFLMGIALKARRAKITTGVEGLIGEIGIARTPLTPEGKVFVHGELWNATASGTVEAGEQVRVRAIDGLRLEVERAVTPTRSEAATRN, from the coding sequence ATGAAACAGGCAGCCAAGAATTTTGGCAGTCCCAACCCGAGGTTTGGCCGAGGCAGCGCGTTCTCCGGGTGGGGGCCCTCTACATTTTGGGTTACTTGGGTAGTTGCGCTTCTTTTCTTCTCGCTTCCTGCAACGGCCGACGTTTTGAAGATTGTGGTTGACGACACGATCCATCCCATTACCGAAGAATTCATCACGCGGGCGCTGAATCAGGCCCAGGCACGGCATGCCGAGGCTGTACTCATCGAACTGCGCACTCCCGGGGGATTGGAGAGTTCCACCCGGCAGATCGTAGAGAAAATTCTAGCCTCACCGGTGCCGGTCATCGTTTACGTGTCCCCTGCCGGCAGTCGTGCAGCCTCCGCGGGGTTCTTCATTCTGGAGTCTGCGGATGTGGCCGCCATGGCGCCGGGCACGAACACTGGGGCTGCGCACCCTGTCATGCTGGGCGGGGGCAAGATGGATGATGTGATGAAAGAGAAGGTGACCAACGATTCCGCTGCTTTCATGCGTTCCATCGTAAGCAAGCGAGGGCGGAATGTGCAGGTGGCAGAAAGCGCGGTACGGGAGTCGAAGTCCTTTACCGATCAGGAGGCACTGAGCCAGCATCTGGTCGATGCGGTCGCTCCCACGGAACAGGATCTCTTCAAGCAACTCGACGGCAAGTCGATAACCCGCTTCAATGGCGAGAAACTCACGCTTCACCTTGCAGGGAAAAACGTCAGTGAGCTCGATATGACGTTGAAGCAGCGGATCCTCAGTTTTCTGATGGATCCCAACGTCAGTTTTATAGTGCTGGCGATCGGGCTGTTGGCTCTGTATGTGGAATTCAACCATCCCGGCGCCATCGTGCCGGGGGTGGTGGGCTTCTTCTTCGTAGTGCTGGCGGTGTTCGCACTTAACGTCCTGCCCGTGCGTTATACCGCGCTGGCCCTGATCCTGATGGCGTTTGTCTTTTTTGCGCTGGAGGCCAAGTTTGCCAGCCACGGTGTGCTCACCGTGGCCGGGATAGCTGCTCTCACGATTGGGGCTCTGCTGCTGGTCGATACCCCGATTCCGCAGATGCGGGTGCACCTGTGGACGGCCCTCGCGGTGAGCGTGCCACTAGGCCTTATAACCACGTTCTTGATGGGCATAGCGTTAAAAGCGCGGCGGGCGAAGATCACGACCGGAGTCGAGGGGCTAATTGGCGAAATTGGCATTGCGCGAACCCCGCTGACGCCGGAAGGCAAAGTTTTCGTCCACGGCGAGCTATGGAATGCCACTGCTTCCGGTACGGTAGAGGCCGGCGAGCAGGTCCGGGTGCGCGCTATCGATGGCCTACGCCTCGAAGTTGAACGGGCAGTCACTCCAACCCGCTCGGAAGCCGCTACCCGTAACTGA